Below is a window of Salvelinus alpinus chromosome 5, SLU_Salpinus.1, whole genome shotgun sequence DNA.
TGCTTTGTTGAATAATATACaagttgaatgtgtgtgtgtacgtgtgtgtgtgtgtgtgtgtgtgtgtgtgtgtgtgtgtgtgtgtgtgtgtgtgtgtgtgtgtgtgtgtgtgtgtgtgtgtgtgtgtgtgtgtgtgtgtgtgaaggctcACCTTCCTCACCTCTTCATCACAGGTCTGAAGGCAGTGACCTTGTCATCCTGCAGGGTCACACATGTGTCACTGAGTTCCGAGGGCTCTGTCTCTGCCTTCCCACTGGAGAATCCTAGACAACAACAGAAACCACACTGTAAAAAACTTGCTGCAGCCAGGTAATATTGCATTGTATAGCCATTTATTTGTCAATATTATTTTTGATAGTAGTGAAAGAGATGTGCATTTCTGAAACACATTTCAATATTGTATATCTTTACACTGGTAATTTCACAATTACAGTCGTTCAAAATTGAACACAAGTTTCACAACACGTACATACCTTCGATAGTGGAGTACTGGCATGAGTCTGAAAGCGCAGGATAGGAGGAACAGTGCAGTTGGAGGGCCTTGTGGTTGTAGCTGCCTGCACTATAGACCTTAGATTGCAACAAGGGGCCCTCCTGGAAAGGGTTCTCAGCATTGGATATGTTAGTAGGATCCTGGAGGCCCCTGAGGGGCCCACACTGTCCGGTACCAGTCACTGGTAGCCTGGTCCCCTGTAGCTGGCAGTCTCCCAGCATGCTCCCTGTCCGGAGCTCTGGGGCCCCGTGGTGAGCAGAGCCCAGGATGACCCCCGTGGCCGCTGTACGCGCCAGAGACCAGATCCTCGGCTTGTCCCGGTCCGACACCTCGAAGTGTGACAGGGACACAGTGTGAGTGCCCgtggggatggtggtggtggtggacggGGGCTTGGACGTCACCAGTGGATCAAGGAAGTCCGACGGCATGGCGGGTAGAGAGGGCAGGGCGGGTAGGCTCCTGATACCACATGGGAATGAGTGGTGGAAGCTGTTGGGCAAGGATAGAGAGAGCTCTGAGCTGCAGTCTCTCTTTGGAGGGCCTCCAGGGCCAACACCACCACCGGACATGGCCCTGTGGAGGTCCTGTTGTTCCTCGGGGCCCCTGGGGGCCATCTTCTCACAGTCACTGTCCAGCTTGTCACAGTCCTCGTCCTCCATGTCCTCCAGGTCACTCAGATTAAGGTCTTTCTCATCTTTACACTCACTGGAATCTGAATGATGAAATATACAGGAATATTACTGGTGATATTAGGAGTAGAAGCAGTATCATTTTCACTGGAATCTGAATTGTCAAATACACACAACATGACATGTGAAATAGTAGTGATATTCAGGAGCAGAAGCTGTCATTTTAATCAATtcacattttttttgttattgtaGGTGATGTGGATTAGTTTAAGAGGAAGCAAGCTACTGTAAATCGTTGTGCAAAACTCTAAGATGTTTTTTTATATGCTTTGCTAGacggaagagggaagagaggatgtGTACCTTTGGTGACACAGTCTTGGTCACTTTTATCCAGGTCGTCCTTCCTGTTGTCCCCAGCCTTATTCTTTGGTGACCAGGTCATCTTGTTCTCCTTCTTTAGCCTCCTCCTGGCGTTGGCGAACCAGGTGGAAACTTGGGTGAGGGTCATTTTGGTGATGATGGCCAGCATGATCTTCTCCCCCTTGGTGGGGTAGGGATTTTTCCTGTGCTCGTACAGCCATGTCTTCAGGGTACTGGTGGTCTCACGTGTGGCATTCTTCCTCCTGGCTGACCCATTAAAGTCCATAGTCCCATACCTGGTAGTAATAGCAGACAACACATTAGCCGTTAGCAACGTTAGCATATAAACTCATAAACTATTCACCCAGACCCATGGCACTCCTGGAGTGTTGTCTGAAAAATAGACTATACAGCTCTGCTCTATCTAGCAGTATAGAGCTGCATAAATTGTGACTTTTGCTCTGGAGGTGTGAGATTCATTGAATGTAAGTTATTACTCATGCATAACAGGGTGCTATATGGCTTTATTACACTAACAAGGAATAgctgacttaaatgtaaatgtaaatgtagctgAGCTGATGCACTACAGATAAGGAATGTGTGGGGTTCCATACCTGTCATATTGGTACTGGCCCAGTGAGTGGTCATAAGGATAGTAGGTGGCAGGTTGACTTATGCCAGAATGCAGAGTGCCTGTGCCATCCTTCATTTCATACTGTGGATTCTGAAATAAGAAAACAACTTTATGAAGCACTTAGGTAACTTTATTTGTTTCTAAATAAGTTTATGTAAATTGTGTGCTACTTTACTCCCTTCCAAATTGAAACATAATAGGCTACTGGTAGCCTAAATATGAGTATTTTTAAAACTGCAAAGTCTATTCGACCCATCTATCAGGCAGACATGCTACTCAAAGTAATTTCAATAACGAAATACTTGGAGAGTAATTTTGATCAGCATCCATCTTGATCGATCACATCCCAGCCACCCCCATTCACTATTAGATTAAACGGGATGTACCAGAGATGAGTAGATAGCAGCGGAGGGCTCGGCGCTGTAGGGGAAGTAGCTGGCATAGTTCTGGCTGGCGGCGGCCGCGGCAGCGTAGGGCGAGCTATACATCCCTAGTGCCGCGTTGAGCTCCGTCCGTGTGCTGGACAGGAGCCGGTTCTCGTAGGAAGGGCAGCAGAAGGTAGCAGGAGTCTGGGTACCGCTCGTCCCGTCAGAGACCGACCTGGAAATCGAATCGCAGCAAGTCGTACTGGGGTTTGCCGACACGAAAAACTGCATGAAGAGAATTGTGGAGGATAGACATGTCATTCGTGTTTGACGTATGAGCTCTGTTGTCTTCATATCTAGAATATATTTTAACATGGTTTTGAGATAAAGGACAATTCAGGTAAGATGGAGACTAGATATAAACGCGTGCAGTGTGTCTGCCTAATTTGATTAACAGTTTTAGAATCGCATTTTACATAATATCCAGGTGAAATCATAAGGTACCATTTTGGAAATAATGTGTTTCAGTTCATTTAGCttttttattttatagaaaaggAATTCCCAAAGTATTCATACGCTGCCTGACTAAGCTATTGTAGGCTACTGAAATTTGATGAAAACAAAGGATCTAAAACTTTTAATACTCTTAGAGgaaaataacttatttctagttgAATCAAAGTTCTGAGAACTTTTATTGCATACATTTGTCCAGTTGTCCCcaaacaaatatatttaaacgATAAATCCGTACGGCTACTTCACGTTTTCTAAATACTAGTTATTGTCAACCAAATTCAGAGATCTCTGACTGAAAGATAAAGTTGGGAAGGTTCACTGTTAACTTCAAAGCGCAATTAGGCTACACAGCGGAGCTATAGCTTAGTAATAAACACAGGTCTTTTGTCAGATCAAAACAACACGTGAGTACATTCATAATTCAATTAAATTGGACCTGTGTTTATGTCTGTCGATATTTTGATTAAACAAAAGCgtcacctgaaaatagctgtccatATTTTGAAAGCAACCATTCAGTGCTGCATCTAGATTATAGAGTGAGATGTTCAAATTAAAATAATGCTAGTTTGTTTACATATTTGTCacattgaaattgagagagaaaaaagCATGTTGATATTGTCTTACCTGTGAAGTTGCATTGTAAGGATATCCAAACTGAGAGAAAGACATAGCTGCTTCTTTTGTTAACATCAGGAATATTCTTCACCCTTGATCGATTGTAACCAATTCTACTTCAAATCCACCTTCTTACACACATTTCCACGCACGGCCTCTCGCTCAATAATAGATGATTGCACTTAGGAGGGAGAGTTGAGGCTGGTACCAACAGCTGCAGATAGTTTTATATATGAATAATCCCCCGAAGGAAATTATAAGAAAATGAAATTAAGCGTCATTAAGTACAAACATTGTTGTTGTATTAGCTGAAGAAGGCTTAAAGGATAACGTAAGACTTGCAAGATATGGACTCTGCTTGTGCTATTATTTGTGCCTCTATAGTTCTTTAGCATTCACCCATGCAAGGGTATCAGTGTGACGTCATTGTAATCCCGGAACGACAGGACAGCAAGGATAGAATAATGTCTTTGCCAATCACATCTAACATCGCGTTTTCTTAAGGTGTTCTGTGCACTCCCCGTGTCCCCTCGGCTTTGTGCAGTAGTCTTCTTCACTTGCTTCACTGATAAGAGTATAAAGGAAAGGGGTTGTTTTGGTACAGTTATGGAACTGTCAGATAGATCAACGCTCTTGATGCGTATCATGTCCAATTATAAAATAATACCAACTGAAATGACCACCAAGCATATTTTGTTATTATTATGCGTAGAATaatacatatttatttggacaaTATTTGAACTGAAAGCCTTCAGTTGTGTTTTCTTTCATTTGGGATATCTGATTCTTTGCTATTTCTTATCAGCATCTTCATCATAAAATAATCATTTTAGTTAGTTAGTCTCATGTGCTCACTTAAACAATAATACATATTTATCCAAACAAAAAAAATCTTCATTTGAAGACACTATACCTCACTCACTTATTCTGTCTTTTTTACATTGGGATTTTGGGATTATGAATATCTAAAAGTGAAAACAAGTGAACACCAATCGTGGATTTAACGCGTTTTTACGACCTCTGTGCGCCTCTATCTGTCCGGTCAGAGGTGTAAGACCGACTTAATGACGATGATGTTTCAATCTTTCtctattagagagagaggaggagaggggggggggggggggggggtgaatcagGAGGAGAGGATCGGTCCCAGTAGGAGCGGATGGAAAGGCTTTGGCAGGTCAATAGACGAGTGATTGATGCGTGCCTGGAGACCTACGTGACCATTACGCGTAATGCGTAATTGCATCAATTAACAAATGGATACATGCCCTTGTTTAACCAGCAAGTTACACAGTTtctgagtctgaaatggcaccatatgccctatatagtgcactacttttgaacagggccaataggactctggtcaaaagtagtgcactatatagggaacagggtgggacGCAAACACAGTGAAACTATGCCTTTGAGGTAAAACCCGAGAGCTGTGTGGAAAAAACGACGTGGAAAACCCTGCGCTCTCAACTCTAATTAAATACTAGCGGAAAGGAGGCGACGAGATTGCATTTTAATTGAATGATGCTCAGTTGAAAGTTGTGGAAGAAATATAGCTCCCTCGCTGAGAATAAAATGATAAATAATTGTAAGGTTTATTAGAATAAGGAAGTTCAtgaatttctctctctttctctgtccttctcACACGCGCAATTCGCAATTAAATGTAATTATCGCaagcatttacacacacacacacacacacacacacacacacacacacacacacacacacacacacacacacacacacacacacacacacacacacacacacacacacacacacacacacacacacacacacacacacatcgaatagctaaatatataattatttagTGATTTAAGTTCAAACTATTTCCTATTGACAATAACAAGAGTGATGACTCCCGCTGTCACCAACCAAATGCGATCGGCTTCATTCCCTTCTATCTTGGATATGATCGTTGTTGTCATGTTTGATATGAGAGTGATATTTCAATGCCTCTCCACTCAAATGTAATTGCGTGTTTAGTCCCTGGAGATGCGTCTGCGATTACGGGCTTTCTCTTCGAGTGGCGCCAGAGAGCCGCGAGTAAAGATGGATTTTGATCCCTTCAGAGATTCTCCAAGGAGATAAAGTAGGTTGGCGGTGGACACAGTGGTCGAATTGCCCTTGGATACCTTATACAGATGGTACACAGGTAGTGGGATGGTCAATTGTATCTGGCTGCACGTTGACACATTGTATGAGTATTGAGTGATGACTGGAGAAGCAGTGGTCATGACAACATTATGTAGATGAGATGGATAAAGCTGCTCTCCTTGATAAGAGAAGGACCAATAGTCCTTTAAAATAGAACTGTAACTGTAGACCTACTTTCTCCAATGGCTTTACTAGGCCTACTGTTGTTAATTTTAATACACAATTACTAATAGAATTTGAATAAAAATCACATTTGTGTTTCATACTCAATTTAGTGTGTTATAGCTGAATTATTATCTTTAAGAAGTCAAATCTTGTGGAGATGGGAGGTTATTATTCCTCTTCAGTTACAGAGGAATATGTGTACACAAGGGGGGCAGAACATGTAGATTGCTTTGCTGTGGTCTGTGCTTTTCACAAGGGCATGCATGATGGCCCAAGTGCATATGGACAGCCTCATACATAATGTATTAGGAACAGTCACTGTGGATCTCACTGCATCAGGCCCAAATCAACAATAATTGTAATGGCAAACCTAACTGGCCAGTTTGCAACTGCTCTTTAAAATGCCCCATCTTCATGTTCATTTAGACATGTTTTGAACTTAGTATCTACCTATTTCCTTTACAAATTCCATTAGGAATTCTGTATCTTTATCAGGAGATTGTAAACAACTTGAATCCCACATCTGACTGTTTTGTTCACATTGCTTGTCAGGTGAATGTGTGTTACGTtccactctctcacactctttgcCTATTTTACCTGTGATGACATGTTCGATTTTACAGGACATGAGCATTAGCTCAGGTGCTGACACAGCAACATTACTTTGCTGTAGAGACATCAGTCTACCATGTCCTGTCCGATTTCAGCCTCCAGTCTGGAGAAGCACCTTGAAATGTAATCAGAGTTCAAATGAGCTGTTAACACAAACCCATCCACTCCATTTCCTCTCTGTAGGAATGTTTAGGTCCCTGATTGAATCTCTTAGGGATGTACAGTAGAATGGTCCCTGCATTAACACCTTCAGAATATTTAGTGTACAGACTACATTCATCTCCCTCATCCATGGTAGATGTCTACAGTAGCCCTTAAGGGACAAAGTAGATATCCAAggatgtactgtaggctatgcaGAAGATGCTCTGGTTATTTCAGCCTGGTTCCTGTGGTAAGCACGAAGCAGACTGTTTGAGTTCCAGTTCCTCTTCCCATCAGGATCAGACAGAACACTAAGATAAAGGTTAAGTCAACACAGGGGGCTATATGCCTCCAAGCCTCCAACACGTCTCTTCCCACTTAATACATTTCTTATGCTGATTTAATGAAGCTCACAAAGCTTTGCTGGGTTTTcataagatatttcagtttttttatgaaATGGTAATAAGgccagacagatggagagagggagaacctGGGGAAGGGATGAGAGCACAAACGTAGAGGTGAGAAATCTCATTAAGGTGGATTGATATATCCCCATGAATCCACACCCCACTCACTAGTGATCCTATCCTgaattattacacacacacctcatccggggtgtgttattactgctgctaaaTTATCCAAAATGGAAAGAAAAGTCCTAAATATTCTAAtgagaagtggtcagatgatcaGGGATGTGGCCATACACACTAGTGCCCAGTTAAATGTAAAACAAACATCTAGAGGGCCGAGTGAACAAATTGACCTGCACACAGTGGGAATCATTCAATCTTTATTAACCCAATATAGATATAGCAATATAGAAGATATACCTAGGTAAAGAAGAGACACACATGGTTGTTGTCTGTGTGATTATAGGAATAGGCCCAGTTAGGGCTGCCCAGATGCTACAgacactccctctgtcactctacaAAACACCATATAACCTCTGCAAAAACATTATTTTGGATGGGGATCCATGTCTTTACAGTCACTAGTATAGCAGTACTATAAACTGCACATCCCAATGACCCAAGTCACTACTCTGATGCTCCTgggactgtgtgagtgtgtgtgtgtgtgtgtgtgtatgtgtgtatgtgtgtgtgattgagtgagtgtatgtgtgtgtgtgagtgtgtatatgtgcgtgtgtgtgagagtgtgtgagtgtgtgtatgagtgtgagagtgtgtgtgtgcgtgtgtgtgtgagtgtgtaggctGCCTGGGCCTGGCAGAGGACTCTGGAGGCTGTGCTGTAAAGCTATCATCAGTGGTGGTGTCAGGGATTTGTAGCTTGTCACTGAGAGAGCTTCCTGTGACTCTGGGAAAGAACTGCTTATGGAGAGCCTTGctcagtgcagtgtgtgtgtgtgtttactttgTCCTTGAGGTATCTGGCTGTCTCTACGTaaggttgttgttgtgtgtgtgtgtgtgtgtgtgtgtgtgtgtgtgtgtgtgtgtgtgtgtgtgtgtgtgtgtgtgtgtgtgtgtgtgtgtgtgtgtgtgtgtgtgtgtgtgtgtgtgtgtgtgtgtgtgtgttgactggaAGTTGGTATATGTCATATAGCGTCTTTACTTCATAGGGCCTCTggctgtctttgtgtgtttgttttcagAGG
It encodes the following:
- the LOC139575814 gene encoding Iroquois homeobox protein 6a-like isoform X3 — encoded protein: MQLHRSVSDGTSGTQTPATFCCPSYENRLLSSTRTELNAALGMYSSPYAAAAAASQNYASYFPYSAEPSAAIYSSLNPQYEMKDGTGTLHSGISQPATYYPYDHSLGQYQYDRYGTMDFNGSARRKNATRETTSTLKTWLYEHRKNPYPTKGEKIMLAIITKMTLTQVSTWFANARRRLKKENKMTWSPKNKAGDNRKDDLDKSDQDCVTKDSSECKDEKDLNLSDLEDMEDEDCDKLDSDCEKMAPRGPEEQQDLHRAMSGGGVGPGGPPKRDCSSELSLSLPNSFHHSFPCGIRSLPALPSLPAMPSDFLDPLVTSKPPSTTTTIPTGTHTVSLSHFEVSDRDKPRIWSLARTAATGVILGSAHHGAPELRTGSMLGDCQLQGTRLPVTGTGQCGPLRGLQDPTNISNAENPFQEGPLLQSKVYSAGSYNHKALQLHCSSYPALSDSCQYSTIEGFSSGKAETEPSELSDTCVTLQDDKVTAFRPVMKRLMDTQSLHSGTFI
- the LOC139575814 gene encoding Iroquois homeobox protein 6a-like isoform X1; this encodes MLTKEAAMSFSQFGYPYNATSQFFVSANPSTTCCDSISRSVSDGTSGTQTPATFCCPSYENRLLSSTRTELNAALGMYSSPYAAAAAASQNYASYFPYSAEPSAAIYSSLNPQYEMKDGTGTLHSGISQPATYYPYDHSLGQYQYDRYGTMDFNGSARRKNATRETTSTLKTWLYEHRKNPYPTKGEKIMLAIITKMTLTQVSTWFANARRRLKKENKMTWSPKNKAGDNRKDDLDKSDQDCVTKDSSECKDEKDLNLSDLEDMEDEDCDKLDSDCEKMAPRGPEEQQDLHRAMSGGGVGPGGPPKRDCSSELSLSLPNSFHHSFPCGIRSLPALPSLPAMPSDFLDPLVTSKPPSTTTTIPTGTHTVSLSHFEVSDRDKPRIWSLARTAATGVILGSAHHGAPELRTGSMLGDCQLQGTRLPVTGTGQCGPLRGLQDPTNISNAENPFQEGPLLQSKVYSAGSYNHKALQLHCSSYPALSDSCQYSTIEGFSSGKAETEPSELSDTCVTLQDDKVTAFRPVMKRLMDTQSLHSGTFI
- the LOC139575814 gene encoding Iroquois homeobox protein 6a-like isoform X2, coding for MLTKEAAMSFSQFGYPYNATSQFFVSANPSTTCCDSISRSVSDGTSGTQTPATFCCPSYENRLLSSTRTELNAALGMYSSPYAAAAAASQNYASYFPYSAEPSAAIYSSLNPQYEMKDGTGTLHSGISQPATYYPYDHSLGQYQYDRYGTMDFNGSARRKNATRETTSTLKTWLYEHRKNPYPTKGEKIMLAIITKMTLTQVSTWFANARRRLKKENKMTWSPKNKAGDNRKDDLDKSDQDCVTKDSSECKDEKDLNLSDLEDMEDEDCDKLDSDCEKMAPRGPEEQQDLHRAMSGGGVGPGGPPKRDCSSELSLSLPNSFHHSFPCGIRSLPALPSLPAMPSDFLDPLVTSKPPSTTTTIPTGTHTVSLSHFEVSDRDKPRIWSLARTAATGVILGSAHHGAPELRTGSMLGDCQLQGTRLPVTGTGQCGPLRGLQDPTNISNAENPFQEGPLLQSKVYSAGSYNHKALQLHCSSYPALSDSCQYSTIEGFSSGKAETEPSELSDTCVTLQDDKVTAFRPVMKR